Proteins co-encoded in one Methanobrevibacter gottschalkii DSM 11977 genomic window:
- a CDS encoding DNA-directed DNA polymerase II small subunit, translating into MSTNKILLKFAKKGINLSPEAYNKVINAKDPINYASSLIVKLKSDKFSPKDLISVSGEMVDEINGIKKEESNNQKSLTEDITHNEEIKIKKESIKETPSEIQPQIKVDTKAENKQDLSIIKKEDTIDNLKKESDTPEKYINKEILEASETIKDEKIKFKRNEQKTNVKYDFKIIQDTSKKSYTSGEIENLISYFKSRYEKLSNILSKRPELRNYTKIADIDDSQENLSLILMVREIRTSKNGHKIIEFEDDTGTISILFSHNNEELFAEAEKLVKDEVIGVIANKSDDPGFAFGQQIIDPGVLRVPDKEMDFGIVFLSDVHIGSLTFLEDAFQRFIDWINCEYGSEEQRRIAEDVKYLVIGGDIVDGIGVYPNQDKELAIKDITEQYNEAARFLGNIRSDIKIIIAPGNHDASRVAEPQPAVPEEYAKALYELDNVEFISNPGVVSLDGINVLIYHGRSFDDLVMAVKQFTHERNDLLMEELLKKRHLAPIYGERTPLASELEDYLVIDELPDIFHTGHVHINTYKKFKGIHLINSGTFQTQTEFQKIYNIEPTPAQVPVIHKGKYKHLKFIE; encoded by the coding sequence AATAGTTAAATTAAAAAGTGATAAATTTTCACCAAAAGATTTAATATCTGTTAGTGGAGAAATGGTTGATGAAATTAATGGTATTAAAAAAGAAGAGTCAAATAACCAAAAATCATTAACAGAAGATATAACACATAATGAAGAAATAAAAATTAAAAAAGAAAGTATAAAAGAAACACCTTCTGAAATACAGCCACAAATAAAAGTTGACACAAAAGCAGAAAATAAACAAGATTTAAGTATTATCAAAAAAGAAGATACTATAGATAACTTAAAAAAAGAAAGTGATACTCCTGAAAAATATATAAATAAAGAAATTTTAGAAGCATCTGAAACAATTAAAGATGAAAAAATTAAATTTAAAAGAAATGAACAAAAAACTAATGTTAAATACGATTTTAAAATAATACAAGATACTTCTAAAAAATCATATACAAGTGGTGAAATTGAAAACTTAATTTCTTATTTTAAAAGTAGATACGAAAAATTATCTAATATCTTATCCAAAAGACCAGAACTTAGGAATTATACTAAAATAGCTGATATTGATGATTCACAAGAGAATTTAAGTTTAATATTAATGGTTCGTGAAATAAGAACCAGTAAAAATGGTCATAAAATTATCGAATTTGAAGATGATACTGGAACAATTTCAATTTTGTTCTCACATAATAATGAAGAGCTATTTGCTGAAGCTGAAAAACTTGTAAAAGATGAAGTTATTGGCGTTATTGCAAATAAAAGTGATGATCCGGGATTTGCATTTGGCCAACAAATCATTGATCCGGGTGTTTTAAGAGTTCCAGATAAAGAAATGGATTTTGGAATTGTATTTTTATCAGATGTTCACATTGGTAGTTTAACATTTCTTGAAGATGCTTTCCAAAGATTTATTGATTGGATAAATTGTGAATATGGATCAGAAGAGCAAAGAAGAATTGCTGAAGATGTCAAATATCTTGTTATTGGTGGAGACATTGTAGATGGTATTGGTGTTTATCCAAATCAAGATAAGGAATTAGCAATTAAAGATATTACTGAACAATATAACGAAGCAGCTAGATTTTTAGGAAATATTAGAAGTGATATTAAGATTATTATTGCACCTGGAAATCACGATGCATCAAGAGTAGCAGAACCACAACCTGCTGTTCCAGAAGAATATGCAAAAGCACTTTATGAACTTGATAATGTGGAATTCATATCAAATCCTGGTGTCGTGTCTCTTGATGGAATTAATGTTTTAATATATCATGGCCGAAGTTTTGATGATTTGGTAATGGCTGTTAAACAATTTACTCATGAAAGAAATGATTTATTAATGGAGGAATTGTTGAAAAAAAGACATTTAGCACCAATTTATGGAGAAAGAACTCCTCTTGCATCAGAACTTGAAGATTATTTAGTAATAGATGAATTACCAGATATATTCCATACAGGTCATGTTCACATTAATACATATAAAAAATTCAAAGGAATTCACTTAATTAATTCTGGTACTTTCCAGACTCAAACTGAATTTCAGAAAATTTACAATATTGAACCAACGCCTGCTCAAGTTCCAGTAATTCACAAAGGAAAATATAAACATTTAAAATTTATTGAATGA